The Bacteroidota bacterium nucleotide sequence CATGCCCGATGGTGAAAGATCCTTCGGTGGATGATAAAAACAGCAATTGCGTTTCCTGTCACATGCCGCGTTCGGGGGCAATAGATATTCCGCACGTTTCAGTTCACGATCATTACATCAGGAAAAATTATGCTTCGAATGATACTTCTGCCGTGAAAGGAAAATTTCTCGGGTTGTATGCAGTGAACGACAAGCATCCGTCGAACGGGATCATTGCAAAAGCTTACCTGCAGCAATATGAAAAATTCGGAAAAGAAAATATTTTCCTGGATTCCGCTGAAAAGTTCCTTCCGGAAAATTCGATTACTGATCTAAGAAAAAATTTCTCCGATCTTGTCCACTTGTATTATTTGCGTGAAGATTTTCAGGAAATAAAAAATATTACAGATAAAGCCGGAAGGAAATTTGTACTCGATTCTATTCTGCTGACTCCTTCATTCGACAACGGTGATGCATGGACAGCGTATCGGGTAGGAGAAGCATTTTTCAAACTTGGCGATTATCCTTCGGCAGAAGTATTTTACAAAAAGGCAGTTGATCTTGCACCTTATCATCCCGATTTCAGAAGTAAGTATGCTTTGTCGCTTGCAACTCAACAGAAAAATTTTGATGCACGTGCGCAATACCAGCAAGTAATTAATGAAGATCCGGAATTCGTTCCTGCACTTACGAATCTCGGGTACCTGTGGCTGGAAGAAGGCGATGATAAAAAAGCAGAATCATTTTACAAGCAGGCGCTCGCGCTCGATCCCGATGATGAGCAGGCGCTTGTGAATATGGCCGGGCTTTTTGCTTACCGGAAAAATTTTGCAGAAGCAAATAAGTATGCAAAACTTTGTCTTGAAAAACATCCGGGCAATAAACAGGCGGCTTTGCTGATCGAACAACTGAAAGAAATAAACTGAGTGAAGAAATTTTTGAAAATAACTATTCCCATAATACTCGTTCTCGCGTGTGCGGGCGCGTGGTATTTCTGGAGAATTTATTACCGGCCCGTTGTGCACACGCCTGAAAAAAAAGCGGAATACATTCTTATTCACACCGGTTCTACGATGAATGATCTGTTGAATGAACTTTTCACTTTGAAGATCATTGACGACACCTCGACTTTTCATACCATCACTAATCTGAAAAAATTCTATTCACCAAAACCGGGAAGGTACCGCATTACCGATGGAATGAGTAACCGCGATCTCGTGGATCTTCTCCGCAGCGGGAAACAGGAACCCGTTACTTTCACTTTCAACAACATCAGGACGAAAGAACAACTCGCCTCGCGCGTAGGCGGAAAACTGGAAGCCGATTCTGCAAAATTTCTTTTCCTGATCAACGATCCCGGATTTCTCAGCAAGTACGGTTTGACGCCGGAAACCATCATGACACTTTTCATACCGAATTCATACCAGTTGTACTGGAACACAACCGAAGAACAATTTGTTGACCGGATGGCAACGGAGTATAAAAAATTCTGGACCGATGAAAGGAAAGCGAAAGCCGCTGCCCTCGGGCTCAGCCAGTCGGAAGTGGTGACGCTTGCTTCCATTGTAGAATCGGAACAAACGCAATATCCTGATGAGCGTCCCACGATAGCCGGATTGTACATCAATCGCCTTCGCCAGAAAATTCCGCTGCAATCCGATCCGACAATTATTTATGCGCTCGGAGATTTCAATATTAAACGTGTACTTGACACCGATCTTAAAATCGATTCCCCTTACAACACGTACAAATATGCCGGCCTTCCGCCCGGGCCTATTCGCATTCCTGAAACGGCGAGTATAGATGCGGTTCTTAATTATGTGAAGAGCGATTACATTTATATGTGCGCCGATTTTGGAACAGGTCATCACCGTTTTACAAATGATTATAATGTGCATCTGAAAAACGCGCACGATTACCAGGATGCGTTGAACAAAGCGAATATTAAGCGATGAGTTATCAGTGATGAACGATAAGATTTAGTTGGTGATTGGATGATGATGGTTGGTAGTGTTTGATGTTTTGAGAGGAGAAATGCAGAAATTGCGACTGCACTCCGATGACTTGCATTATTTACTTAAGATTCCTTATCGCTTTGTGGTGATTCAATTACATCACGACTAACTAATACTCTATGTTTGCGGTGAACAAACCACCACCATGAGATCAAAGCGTGATTAAAACGAAAACAAGTTGGTGAATTCCTCACAATAAATTGAAATGGTATAATGAAAACAAAACTTTTCCTCATTCCCGTAATAATTTTGCTGCTCTTTTCCTGCGGAAGAAAAGAATATCTTGAAGGTAGCGTTGTTGATGTTTTTACAGGCGCTCCAATTGCTAATATGAGAATCTATTTAGAGCACCAACACGATTGCCTGACCTGTTTCAACGGTCCGAACTCCGACAATCTTGGCCAGGCAACCACTGGTTCTGACGGAAGAGCGCTATTTGATTTCCGAAGTAAAAGAAATAATGACCGGCAGCAATATTATATTGGTCTTGATGGTGAAGACCGCAAAGTTCTTTTACTCGATTTTTCAAATCCCGGCGTAAATGAAGCCCCCCTGGTTTCTCAGCAGGATACGGCTCTTAATTATGCAGAATATTATACAAACACTCGCTTCGGAACAGTTCCTTTCCCTAAGGTCCCAAAAGAGAGGAACGCAACTGCAACCATCCGGCTTGCATCTCTTTCAAGAATTGAAATAAAAGTCAGCAATATTGGAACTACAAATTCTTCTGATGCTTTATTCGGAATAAAATTCGTGAGAGGCGTCGATACATTATATATTGCAGGTGGCGCTTCGGGTATTTCATCTGCCATTTTTCATTACCGGTTTTTCCCTTCTGACGGAAAAGTGAACGTACAATATGTTACCGAAAATGAACTAGGCAGCGTCCTCCACTCCGATACGATCTTAGTTGCACCTTTCGCTAAAACTATTTACCAGATCAATTATTGATTTCAAGAAATCGTGCGGGGAAGTATCTTTGTTGTTACCAATGCCACCTACCAACAACCAAACTACCACCAACCTTAAATGAAATCCTTCTCCATTCCGGAATTCTACCGCAGCCTGGTCATCTCGAAGATCAAGGAGGCCAGGAAAGAAAAAGATCCGAAGAAAAAAGATTTCTCTCCAACCGTGCTCGACTTCGGCCCGGTGATCGTTTACATTGCACGGCATTTTGGTTTCTGTTATGGTGTGGAGAATGCGGTGGAAATTTCTTTTCGCGCGGTGAGTGAAAATCCAGGGAAAAATATTTTCCTGCTCAGCCAGATGATTCATAATCCGGAAGTGAATAATGATCTTGTTTCTCACGGCGTACGTTTTTTGATGGATACAAATGGAAAACAAATAATTCCATTCTCAGAATTAAAAAAAGAAGACATCGTGATCATTCCTGCATTCGGAACCACCATTGAAATTGAAAAACAACTTTCTTCCATCGGGATTGAACCGCAACGTTACAATACCACCTGCCCGTTCGTGGAGCGCGTTTGGAAAAAATCGGGCGAACTTTCCAAAGAAGAATATACCGTGATCATTCACGGAAAACCGGATCACGAGGAAACGAAAGCTACTTTTTCCCATAGCGTGCAACACAGCCCTTCCATTATTGTGAAAAATATTGCTGAAGCAGAATTACTCGCAGCAATTATGCTCGGAAAAATTCCATTGGAGGATTTTGAAAAACATTTTCATGGTCGTGCAAACAAGAATTTCGATTCGGAAAAAGATCTCGTGCGCGTGGGCGTGATCAACCAGACGACCATGCTCGCCACGGAGACGCAGGAGATCGCTGACCATTTTAAAAATGTGATGGTGGAAAAATTTGGTATTGAAAATATTAAAAATCATTTTGCCGATACGCGCGATACGCTTTGTTATGCCACCAATGAAAATCAGGATGCAACGTATGGTTTGCTGGAAATAAATGCAGATTGCGCTATCGTGGTCGGTGGATACAATAGTTCCAATACGTCGCACCTTGTCGAATTATGCGAACGGAAATTCAAAACCTATTTTATCAAAGACGATTCTGAGATTCTTCCGGGAAATATTATCCATCATTTTGATCTGCATTCTAAAAAAGTTATGGAGAGCGGCAACTGGCTTCCTTCTTCTTCGCCGGCAAAAATTATTCTCTCGAGCGGAGCAAGTTGTCCCGACAGTGTGATTGAGCGCGTGCTGGAGAAACTTATTCATTTATTTCCGGAATCAAAAAAAACGGAAACGGTGCTGAGTGAATTGTGATGAACTGAAAAGGCGCTCCTGCACACGATGAAATAATATTGCCACAGGTTTACATAGATTAAGACACAGATTTTTACAACAAACTAAAAACAACAAACATTCCATTGGAACAAATTAAACTCCTCTTAAAGAATTATCTTTTCGGAAGAACAACAACAAACTGCAAACATTTAATTTACACTATGAAATATCCAATCCAAATGATACCTGCCTGATGACTGTCACCAATGTCTATTGACTCATGACCAATAATTAACTTCACCCCTTGCTCTATCCCATCCTGAAAATATTATTCCGATTAACGTTTAAAGTTTTTTTCAGAAAGACTTTCAAACATCATGCATCACGCGTTCCTGCGCATGGGCCCTTGCTCATCTGCGCGAATCATCCCGGTGCTTTTCTGGATCCGATCGTCATTGCGTCGCTTGTTAACCGGAAAGTTTTTTTTCTTGCAAAAGGTTCTGTTTTCAAAGGCGGATTTGCAAAATGGTTCCTGCCGAAATTGAATGTGATCCCCGTGTATCGCGCGCAGGATGATCCCACGCAGATGCACAAGAACCAGGAAACTTTTATCCGTTGTTTCGAACATCTCGGCAAAGGCGGGACGATCCTCATTTTTCCTGAAGGAATAAGTATCACGGAAAGAAAATTGCGTCCGTTGAAAACAGGAGCAGCAAGGATCGCAATCGGTGCAGAAGAAAAATATGGCAGCAAACTTAATGTACATATTCAATGCGTTGGACTCAACTATGAAGATCCTCACACTTTCCGCAGAGATGTTTTCGTTGGTTTTGCTGAACCAATCCGCGTAAATGATTTCATTGAAGAAAATAAAACGCAGGGTTTTGAAGCGGCAGAAAAATTAACGGAAGAGATCCGCATTCGTCTCGAAGAACAGATGATCGTGACTTCGGATCCGGAAACCGATCTGCTGGTGAAAAATATCGAGCGGCTTTACAAATATGACCTGATGAAACAACAGCATATTGATGCGAAGGATAAAACCGGCGAATTTGAACTGACGAAAAGAATTGTGAAGACAGTAAATTATTTCCGTGAAAAAGATCCCGGACGAGTAATAAATATTTCCGGTGAGATCAAACAGTATTTTTCCCGCATCGATGAACTCGGGCTTAGTGACCGGATGGTGAAATCGGATGAAAAAAGAAAAAGTATTTTTTCAAAAGCATTCGCCGATCTTCTGCTCATCATTACCGGTTTCCCTTTTTATCTCTACGGTATCCTCCACAATTATCTTCCTTTCATTGGAGCATCATGGCTGTCGAAAAATCTTATCAAGCAAGTAGAATGGCGTGGCGCGATCGGTGCTGCAGCCGGAATGGTTTTTTTTATCATCTGGTACACCACGCTCGGTTTTTTTTCCTGGTATTATTTTCACAAATGGGAAATCACTTCACATCCCGGCTGGATGTTCCTCCTTTATTTTATTTCCTGGCCGGCCACAGGCCTTTTCGCGTGGCTGTATTACCGCACCATTTATTACATCAGTAAGCGATGGCTGATGGTCTCACTTTTTTTCAGGAGAACGGCCATCATTTCAGAATTGGTATTGCAGCGGAAAAAACTAATCGGTGAATTTGAAAAAGCGATAGAGGAACGCGGACCGATCAGCGAATTATGATTTTTTTGAAATTGAAATGAAAAGATCGCCGGACACTGTCGTGCAGATCATCACTTCTTCCCCTGGTTTCAGTTTTTTTATTTCTTCCGCGGGAATTTTTATTCGCTGGTTGGAAATCTGCACAACATTTCCATCAATGAAATCAATAACGCCGCGAAAAACTTTTTTCTGCCAAAACGCAAGTGTTTTGCGATAACGGATCACCGCACCTACGAGCAGGCGCATGGGAAGCAATGTAAGAATGACGAGCGAAACATTGATAAAACTCCTTAGATTTTCATTTTCCAGTCCGAGTCCCATGTAGTGCCCGTTCACATAAAAAACAGCATACCCCGAAACAAGAAAGCAAGGAACAAAAATGTAAATCTTCGTGTTCATCTCTTTCTTTGCTTTCACGGCAAGAATATCTTTTTCTGCTTCGGTGATATTCTCCAATGTAACAACGGGTGGATTCATGTACTGTGTTTTTTACAAAAGTACGAATGCGCGGAAGATGATGATAAATCTTATTTTTGGCATGAATGAGAAAGATCACGATCGCCATCGACGGTTATTCATCGTGCGGGAAAAGTACTGTAGCGAAAGCGATCGCGTCCAGGATCGGTTACAATTATGTGGATTCGGGCGCCATGTACCGTTGTGTTACGTTGTACTGCCTTGAACATGGTATTATCAAAGATCACGCTTTTGATGAACACGAAGTGGTGCTTGCACTCGACGATATTCATCTTTCCTTTCATTTCAATCCTGCTGCAAATTCTTCCGAAACTTTCATGAATGAAAAAAATGTGGAAAAAGATATTCGTCTTCCTGAAGTTTCGAATAATGTGAGTCCCATTTCGAAAATTCATGACGTACGCGTACACATGGTTGCGCTGCAGCGTGCGATGGGAAAAAATAAAGGCGTGGTAATGGATGGACGCGACATTGGCACTAATGTTTTCCCCGGAGCAGAATTGAAAATTTTCATGACCGCCGATCCGGAAGTGAGAGTGAAAAGGCGATTCGATGAACTCAATGCAAACGGAACGAAAGTGAGCCTGGATGATGTGCGCAATAATCTTGCTTCGCGCGATCATGAAGACACTCACCGTAAAGAAAATCCATTAGTGAAAGCAGATGACGCTGTTGTACTCGACAATTCCGATCTTACTAAGGAAGAACAACTGGATTTCATTATGAAACTTGTGGAAGAACGACTCACGATCATGAGTAAAAAATAATTTGGAGAAGTAATATTCTGAAAATTTAGAAAATTTATTTTTTTATTTTTTCGTGCTTAGAGGCTGTTTAAAATTCATTTTTTGGAATTGTTATGATGCCATTTTTGTTCAGCCGAGACGCATTTTGCAGGCCATAGTGGAGCGACTACGGCCAAGAAATGCAACGAAGGATGGTTTACCATCACCGTATTCATCGCATCCCCAACTGTAAGAAACGAGTATCCAATCTCCTTCAATGGCGAGAACATCAAACATAGTACAGGAACAAGTGGATGGTTCTGTGAGTCGCGATCTTTCATTGGGTTCTGTATGAAAACGATTACCTTTTTCTGTAGGTGCTGTTACTCCATCCGCATCATTCCACCATGCATACCACGACACAAATGAATTGAGCGAATCTTTTTCGATCCAGCATATTTTCTTCGGATCAATATTATCCATTATTGCCCATCTCGACCAGCTTTCGCCTACACACTGGTAAGCAATATTATTTGACCCGCCGAAATAAAAAAAAGAAGTCAACGCGGAGTCCAGTTGTTGTACTCCTTTGCATTTGCAATAAGCGATCGTATCCGCCGGGGAGCGGAATAAATTTATTTCACGTTCGTTAGTAAGGTTGGAACTGAAATCGATAGTGATCACACCTGTACTTTTCTGTGCCGAAATAATTTGTGGTAAAAGAAAAAGAAGTAAAAAATATTTTCTCATCGTTCTAATATAAAAAGTCGCGTCAATTCTTTTAATGTAATTCCTGCACTTATTAGCCGTACCTTTGCCTCCTCTTGAGACGGACGAGTGTAAGGTCAGCCGTGTTTGTGGCTGATAACGAGATGCAACTTACCAATGTTCGGAACAGGAAAAAATAAACTGTACGAACTTTCACTATGACAAAATTTGCTGAACTGGGCCTCAGGCCCGAACTGGCTGCTGCTGTGGCCGAACTTGGTTTTATTCAACCAACTCCCATCCAGGAGCAGGCGATTCCCGCTTTGCTCGAAAATAAACGCGACCTCGTTGGACTCGCACGCACGGGCACAGGAAAAACTGCTGCTTTCGGTTTGCCGCTTTTGCATTTTATTAACGCAGATAAAAAAATTCCACAGGCATTGGTGCTTTGCCCTACAAGAGAATTGTGTATGCAGATCTCCGGCGATCTCAAAAGCTACGCGAAAAAATTGCCGGGCGTTTTTGTTCTTCCTGTTTATGGCGGAGCAAGCATCAGCATGCAGATTAAAGATCTTCGCCGCGGTGTACAAGTCATTGTAGGAACACCGGGACGATTGAATGATATGATTGAACGCGGTGCACTCAAACTCGGTGAAGTGGAAATGGTGGTGCTTGATGAAGCCGATGAAATGCTGAACATGGGTTTCCGCGATGCGATCGATACGATTCTTGCAGAAACTCCTTCAACAAAAACTACTTGGCTTTTTTCTGCAACCATGCCCGATGGTGTTGCACGCATTGCGCGCAGTTACATGAAAGATCCGATCAGTCTCAGCGTGAAAAGTTCGCAAGATACCGACGGAAAGATCGATCACTTTTATTGCATGGTTCATGCGCGCGACCGCTATCCCGCATTGCGCCGCGTGATTGATGCGCATCCCGATATTTATGGAATTGTTTTTTGCAGGACAAAAGCGGAAACGCAGGATGTGGCCGATCATCTTATCCGGGACGGATACATGGCCGATTCTCTTCACGGCGATCTTTCGCAGGCGCAGCGGGATCATGTGATGAAACGCTTCCGTCATAAAACATTGCAGCTACTTGTTGCGACTGATGTTGCAGCACGTGGAATTGATGTGGACGACATCACTCACGTTATGCATTACCAGGTGCCTGATGAGCCGGAAAGTTACACGCACAGGAGCGGGCGCACAGGACGCGCAGGCAAAAGCGGAATTTCTATTTTATTTTTAAATGCGCGCGAATCCGGGAAACTCCGCGAGATAGAACGAAGAACAAATAAGAAAATTATTTACCTCCCGGTTCCAGCCGGTGCTGATGTGGTGAAGAATCAACTCGTTTCTTTTGCAGCAAGATTGAAAACAACTGATTCGCAGAATTTAGTTTCTCCGGAATACATGAGCTTATTGAAAGAGGCAATGGGAGAAATGAGTTCGGATGAGTTGCTCGAAAAATTCATGGCGCTTTCGTTGAGTAAATTGCTTGGCGATTATGCAAAAGCTCCCGACCTGAATGTGAATGCACGCGGTACAAAAGAGCGCGATCATACTCCGCGTGAACGCCGCGAACCCGAAGGAGAAAAACATACTTTCTTTTTCAGTCTTGGAAGAATGGATAATGTAGATCCCGGCCAGCTGCTCAGAATTTGCTGCGACCAGATGAATATTAACCGCGATCATATTGGCCGCATCGATCTGAAACATAATTTCAGTTTCATACAGATGATAGGCGTTGAACCTGCAAATGTGCTGCGTGCGTTCGATGATTTTTCTTTCCAGGGAAGAAAAATTCGTGTGAACCAGGCAGAAAACGGCGGAACAGAACGGAGAGATGACAGCGGGGAGAATGGAGAAAGAAGAAGTTATGGTGAGCGGCGCAATTATGGCGAAAGGAAAAGTTACGGGGAAAAAAGATCGTATGGTGGAGAAAGAAAAAGTTACGGCGAGAAAAGATCTTATGGCGATCGTGAAAACCGCAACTTTGGTGAGAAAAAAAGTTACGGCGAGAAAAGATCGTATGGCGATCATGAAAACCGCAACTTCGGAGAGAAAAAAAGTTACGGCGAGAAAAGATCGTATGGCGATCGTGAAAACCGCGGCTTTGAAGAGAAAAAAAGTTACGGCGGGAAAACTGATTCCGGAACTTCGTCAAGAAATAAATACGGAAAGAAAAGTGAAGACGTGAATCCCGGAAAAGGATTCGGACACAAAGAGGAGAAAGAACACGGTGCTGATGAATGGAAAAAACTGATGAAGGATGAACCGGTTACCGACCGGAAGAAAAAATTTGGAAAGAAGAAGTGGTAATTAAGTTGAATGAGTTGCTTGTGTTGGTTAAGTTAGTTGTGATGGAAGAATAGCTACCGGAACTATTTTTTTCAGCATTAGAGTTTATATCGGTTAAGAGTTGTATAACAATGATTGCAAGCGCTCCATTATTAAAAACTGAGCATTTGCAAGGCATTACCGATGCTCAGTCTGATTCATTTGAATGTCAAAAAGTTTCCTGTTTCGCATTTAGTATCTTATTCGGAATAAACTCTATTTATTTACTGAGTGTGTTCACGATGTCGAATAATTGTTCGAGATCGGGAAGCCGGTCGGAGTGACAGAAAACATGAATGTGCTTTACCGAATCGAGATCGATGAATGTTTCCCGTTGCGTGTATTCGTCGGTGATGTATTCCACCCAATTTACTTTTTGACCGAGTAATTTTCCGGAAAAATTATTTTGTGTATACTGGCGCGACGGTGGTTTGCGATTCGGATATTTTCCGATGTAAATTCCGGCTTGCCCGTGAATGGAGATCGTATCTTTTGGCGTGAAGTAATAAACAAATTCACCGGGGTCTGCTGTGTCGGAAGTAAAATTGAATCCCTCGGGTAGTGTTATAACATAACCCGTGTTGCTCACCGCAGTTTTTGTACCGGAAACAGGACGCGGATCGTGCGTGGCAACAGGAACAGAATCTGTTGAAGAATTATTTTTTTCTTTTTCACTGCAACTGAAATTGCAACTGATAAAAAAGAGAATTAAAAGTGATGCAGTAATTTTCCCAGCCCCGATGAAGTGCTTTCCCGTCCCGATCCTGATCGGGACGGAATAACGCCAGCGGGACAGGAGTGATTTTAAAGATTCTCCGCCGCCGCTCCAAAAAAACATTAAAAAAATATTTTTCATTCACTTGTATTTCTGATCAGCACTTCACGATAACGGCTGAAGATGCTCGACTTTGAAATGAAACCAATGTAAGCGCCATTCTCGATCACAGGAAGATTCCACGCTCCGGTGTCGTCGAATTTTTTCATCACCATGAACATATCGTCGTCGGGTTGAATGATGGCTGCGGGCGAGCGCATGAGTTGTTGGGCATTGACGGTATCGTATAATTCATTCCTGAACATGATCTCGCGGATCTGGTCGAGAAGAATTATTCCGAGCAGCGTTCCTTCCTTATCCACCACCGGAAAAATATTCCTGTGCGAGTGTGCGATCACATTCACAAAATCGCGCAACTTCATCGCCGGATCCACTTTCTGAAAATCGGTTTCGAGAATCTTCGGCACTTTAAGCCGGCTTAGAATATTCCGGTCTTTGTTCGCTGTGAAAATATGTCCTTTGCTGGCGAGTTTTTTTGTGTCCATTGAAAACTGTTCGAAATAACGAACGACAGAAAAGCTGAGCGCAGAAACGATCATGAGCGGAATCATAAGTCCGTATCCGCCGGTTATTTCTGCAATAAGAAAGATACCGGTGAGTGGTGAGTGAAAAACTCCGCTGAGAATTCCAGCCATGGCGACAAGTGCAAAATTTGAAACAGGAATATCTGCAACCTGGAGATGATTGAGGAGTGTGGAAAAAACAAAACCAAGATAGGCGCCTACAAAAAGCGCGGGAGCAAAATTTCCGCCGTTGCCACCGCTTCCCACTGTGATAGCAGTTGCAAAAACTTTGATGAGCATGATGGCGGTGAAGAATGCCAGCACGAACCAAATGTTCCCTGAATAGGAATTGAAAAGACTATTGCGAAACAGATCAGTCGGATGCGGGCCGGAAAGAGTTTTGATGCTTGCATATCCTTCGCCGTACAGTGAAGGAAATACCCAGATCAATAATCCGAGAATGATTCCTCCGATGAGTGCATTCATGTAAGTGAAACGTTTTCGCGCGCGGAAAAATCCTTCCACCTTCGGATAGATGCGCGAATAATAAAGTGAAATGAACCCTGCGAGAATTCCCAGGAGAATGTACCAATGTGTGTTGTGCCAGTTGAACGGCTTCTGCATCGGGAATAAAAAAAGAATATCTTCTGCAAGAATTATTTTTGAAAGAAGTGCGCCGGTCGCTGCTGCAATAATGAGCGGGATAAAAGTGGAAAGGGTAACATCAGCAAGCAGCACTTCCATCGCAAATAAAACTCCGGCTATCGGCGCATTGAAAGCAGCGGCAATTCCGGCAGCGGCTCCGCAAGCAAGAAGAAGCGTGCGGTCTTTATAAGTAAGATGATATGTTTTTCCGAAATTGGAACCGATGGCAGCTCCGGTGGTGAGGATCGGCGACTCGAGCCCGGCGCTTCCACCGAAACCAACTGTGAGCGCGCTCGTGATCACGTGCGAGTACATTTGGTCTGCGGGAAGTCGTGCTCCTTTTTTTGCGATCGCATGCAGCACATTTGCATTTCCTCTTCCGAGTTTTCCTTTGAGAACTTTTTTTACAAAAAAAACAGTGAGCAGGATTCCGAGCGAAGGAAGTACGAGATAAAAAACATACTGGTGAGGAATGTGATAATCGTAAGTGGCAGCGAAGGAAATATAGTGTACCAGTAATTTCAGAATGACGGCTGCGAGTCCTGCTGTGATGCCGACGAGCATGCTTGAGAAGATGAGGAATTGTTTCTTGTCAAGTTTGTCGTGAAGCCATTCAATAAAATGCTGCGGAAGACGAAGGACTTTGGTCACCGCGTAAAATTAGGGAAAGTTATGGGTTTGAAATGTTCAAAGTTTAAAGTTCAATGAATAATAAAATAAATTCTCAGTACTCAATACTCATTAGCCATAACTCATTACTCCTAACTTTGCAACATGATCACCAACCGGCAATTATTCCTGAATCATCTTGCACAAACTTCTCCGCTCCCTCTTGGAATTGAAGTGTCGCTTGCAGAAGGATCTTTTCTTTTTGATCCCGCAGGAAAAAAATATATTGATCTCGTGGCAGGTGTTTCTGTGAGCAATGTGGGACATCGTCACCCGAAAGTGGTGAAAGCAATTCATGAACAGCTCGAACGTTATATGCATGTGATGGTTTATGGTGAATTCATTCTTTCTCCGCAAACTAAATTAGCAGAGAAGATCGCATCGCTACTTCCTCCTACTCTCAATTGCACTTATTTCACGAATTCCGGAACAGAAGCCGTAGAAGGCGCAATGAAACTTGCTAAACGTGTAACAGGAAGAACTGAAATAATTTCTTTTCACAACGCTTATCATGGAAGTACACAGGGCGCACTCAGCATCATGGGAAGTGAATTTTTCAAAACTGCTTTCCGTCCGTTGCTTCCGGGAACAAAACAAATTCCTTTCAATGATGAAAGTGTGCTGAAAGAAATTACAGAAAAGACCGCGTGCGTTATTGCAGAACCGATCCAGGGTGAAGCCGGTGCAGTTGTTCCTGCAGCAGGATATCTTGAAAAATTACGTGAACGTT carries:
- a CDS encoding chloride channel protein produces the protein MLVGITAGLAAVILKLLVHYISFAATYDYHIPHQYVFYLVLPSLGILLTVFFVKKVLKGKLGRGNANVLHAIAKKGARLPADQMYSHVITSALTVGFGGSAGLESPILTTGAAIGSNFGKTYHLTYKDRTLLLACGAAAGIAAAFNAPIAGVLFAMEVLLADVTLSTFIPLIIAAATGALLSKIILAEDILFLFPMQKPFNWHNTHWYILLGILAGFISLYYSRIYPKVEGFFRARKRFTYMNALIGGIILGLLIWVFPSLYGEGYASIKTLSGPHPTDLFRNSLFNSYSGNIWFVLAFFTAIMLIKVFATAITVGSGGNGGNFAPALFVGAYLGFVFSTLLNHLQVADIPVSNFALVAMAGILSGVFHSPLTGIFLIAEITGGYGLMIPLMIVSALSFSVVRYFEQFSMDTKKLASKGHIFTANKDRNILSRLKVPKILETDFQKVDPAMKLRDFVNVIAHSHRNIFPVVDKEGTLLGIILLDQIREIMFRNELYDTVNAQQLMRSPAAIIQPDDDMFMVMKKFDDTGAWNLPVIENGAYIGFISKSSIFSRYREVLIRNTSE
- a CDS encoding aspartate aminotransferase family protein, which codes for MITNRQLFLNHLAQTSPLPLGIEVSLAEGSFLFDPAGKKYIDLVAGVSVSNVGHRHPKVVKAIHEQLERYMHVMVYGEFILSPQTKLAEKIASLLPPTLNCTYFTNSGTEAVEGAMKLAKRVTGRTEIISFHNAYHGSTQGALSIMGSEFFKTAFRPLLPGTKQIPFNDESVLKEITEKTACVIAEPIQGEAGAVVPAAGYLEKLRERCKEKGALLIFDEIQTGFGRTGKMFGFENSSAIPDVIIFAKGLGGGLPIGAFVSSIENMSTFTNDPVLGHITTFGGNPVCCAAALATIGVIQEENIVASVERKEQIIRKTLSHKNIISLRGKGMLYALSLKDEAAVHFVIREAIHRGVITDWFLFNMNSIRIAPPLNIDDETLEHALKVLLEIIDKI